A genomic window from Salvelinus namaycush isolate Seneca chromosome 5, SaNama_1.0, whole genome shotgun sequence includes:
- the LOC120048457 gene encoding purine nucleoside phosphorylase-like isoform X1, with translation MKDCSCQTCLWIMHTKGSTECCCSFEDYNQTTEWLLSRTRHRPKIAVVCGSGLGLLADGVTNKEIFPYADIPNFPVSTVPGHEGCLVFGILKGKSCVFMQGRFHLYEGYSLCKVTFPVRIFKLLGVETLIVTNASGGLCPDFKVGDIMLIKDHINLPGFAGQHPLCGPNDERFGIRFPCMSDAYSKDLRKLALDISHELDYTNFVREGVYCMVSGPNFETIAEARMLQVLGCDSVGMSTVPEVTVAKHCGLRVFGLSLITNKVSLDYSREEKVNHEEVLEISKMRAEHLQMMLNTLIARSHQLDEGINVN, from the exons ATGAAAG ACTGCAGCTGCCAGACCTGTTTGTGGATCATGCATACCAAAGGAAGTACAGAATG CTGTTGCTCTTTTGAAGACTACAATCAGACGACAGAATGGCTTCTGAGCCGGACGAGACACAGGCCTAAGATCGCAGTGGTGTGTGGCTCCGGCCTGGGCCTGCTCGCCGATGGTGTTACCAACAAAGAGATCTTCCCTTACGCAGATATCCCCAACTTCCCCGTCAGCACAG TCCCGGGTCATGAAGGGTGTCTGGTGTTTGGTATTCTAAAAGGCAAATCCTGCGTCTTCATGCAAGGCAGATTCCATCTCTACGAGGGCTATTCACTCTGTAAG GTCACATTCCCGGTGCGGATCTTCAAGCTGTTGGGTGTGGAGACCCTCATTGTGACTAACGCCTCAGGGGGCCTGTGTCCGGACTTCAAAGTGGGCGACATCATGCTCATTAAGGACCACATTAACCTGCCAGGCTTCGCCGGCCAGCACCCTCTGTGCGGCCCCAATGACGAACG GTTTGGGATCCGGTTCCCCTGCATGTCAGATGCCTACAGTAAGGACCTGAGGAAGCTAGCTCTGGATATCAGTCATGAGCTGGACTATACCAACTTTGTGCGGGAAGGGGTGTACTGCATGGTGAGCGGTCCCAACTTCGAGACCATCGCCGAGGCACGCATGTTGCAGGTCTTGGGGTGCGACTCTGTGG GCATGAGTACGGTCCCAGAGGTAACAGTGGCCAAGCACTGTGGCCTGAGGGTCTTTGGTCTCTCACTCATCACCAACAAG GTCTCCCTGGACTACAGCCGTGAGGAGAAGGTGAACCATGAGGAGGTCCTGGAGATCAGCAAGATGAGGGCGGAGCATCTGCAGATGATGCTCAACACACTTATCGCCCGCTCCCACCAGCTGGACGAGGGCATCAATGTCAACTGA
- the LOC120048457 gene encoding purine nucleoside phosphorylase-like isoform X2, whose protein sequence is MHTKGSTECCCSFEDYNQTTEWLLSRTRHRPKIAVVCGSGLGLLADGVTNKEIFPYADIPNFPVSTVPGHEGCLVFGILKGKSCVFMQGRFHLYEGYSLCKVTFPVRIFKLLGVETLIVTNASGGLCPDFKVGDIMLIKDHINLPGFAGQHPLCGPNDERFGIRFPCMSDAYSKDLRKLALDISHELDYTNFVREGVYCMVSGPNFETIAEARMLQVLGCDSVGMSTVPEVTVAKHCGLRVFGLSLITNKVSLDYSREEKVNHEEVLEISKMRAEHLQMMLNTLIARSHQLDEGINVN, encoded by the exons ATGCATACCAAAGGAAGTACAGAATG CTGTTGCTCTTTTGAAGACTACAATCAGACGACAGAATGGCTTCTGAGCCGGACGAGACACAGGCCTAAGATCGCAGTGGTGTGTGGCTCCGGCCTGGGCCTGCTCGCCGATGGTGTTACCAACAAAGAGATCTTCCCTTACGCAGATATCCCCAACTTCCCCGTCAGCACAG TCCCGGGTCATGAAGGGTGTCTGGTGTTTGGTATTCTAAAAGGCAAATCCTGCGTCTTCATGCAAGGCAGATTCCATCTCTACGAGGGCTATTCACTCTGTAAG GTCACATTCCCGGTGCGGATCTTCAAGCTGTTGGGTGTGGAGACCCTCATTGTGACTAACGCCTCAGGGGGCCTGTGTCCGGACTTCAAAGTGGGCGACATCATGCTCATTAAGGACCACATTAACCTGCCAGGCTTCGCCGGCCAGCACCCTCTGTGCGGCCCCAATGACGAACG GTTTGGGATCCGGTTCCCCTGCATGTCAGATGCCTACAGTAAGGACCTGAGGAAGCTAGCTCTGGATATCAGTCATGAGCTGGACTATACCAACTTTGTGCGGGAAGGGGTGTACTGCATGGTGAGCGGTCCCAACTTCGAGACCATCGCCGAGGCACGCATGTTGCAGGTCTTGGGGTGCGACTCTGTGG GCATGAGTACGGTCCCAGAGGTAACAGTGGCCAAGCACTGTGGCCTGAGGGTCTTTGGTCTCTCACTCATCACCAACAAG GTCTCCCTGGACTACAGCCGTGAGGAGAAGGTGAACCATGAGGAGGTCCTGGAGATCAGCAAGATGAGGGCGGAGCATCTGCAGATGATGCTCAACACACTTATCGCCCGCTCCCACCAGCTGGACGAGGGCATCAATGTCAACTGA